The genomic window CAATCATAATGCCACTTATCCTCGAACCATTGTTTCCATCAAATCATTGTCATGGTATCCCAATTGCTCGGCCTTCATTAAAACATTGTAAGGCTGATCAAATCCTGCAACTTTCAGCAACCAAGCTTCAGTATACGACTTTCCTGAGGAAGTGACGTGTCCGATAAGAAATAGTAAAGCATCTAAAGCCttcatttgattatttgagAAGTCCTTTTGCCAAAGTGCTTCTATCAGTGTCTCTACAGCTTCTTCCCTGTAAATGCTCATCTTTCGCGGCTCAACCTGAAGATTTgacaagaacaaaaaaaatattgaggcAACATGAGATCATAAGTTGTATATTAAGAACAATAAACTTATCTAACAAGACTAACCAAAAGATCTAGCTGAATAAGAAGACTGGAAACAGCAATTTGATGTTCCATTGGAGCCATCTGAAGATATACAAGAAATGTATGCATTGTACTGAATGCTCCTTCATCTTTGATTATCTGTAATATCTGATTGCTGAACGTCCTTCTGTAacatcataaaaacaaaatagtaaAATCGGTGTTGAACAGGAGCGGCTCAACAGTACATTTTTTCGCAAAGCATATCTTCATTCATGGTTTAGTAAAGGTAACTTGCCTTCAGTTAAAATGTGGCGAGTATTTAACAGGAAAACATTTAGGTATGCCTATTGCTGATTAATATGAAAAATCTGTGCTTTTCCCATCTAATACCAGTTATTGTTGGTGAAAACATCGTATCTGTGTTGCTTTAGTTTCTCCAGTTTAGTGTAAACATAACGGTGATACTTCttaaatgaataataatatggTTTCTATCGAAACATTGAACAAGATGAAAACAGTAACATATGAATGAATGTTTCATTTAAGTAAATAGTTGACAAAGGAAAATTTTGCTTATCGTAAGGTACCTATTCAATCGGACCAGTTCTGAGAGAAACTCCACACAGATTCCTCTCACACTATCATTTCCAGCATGAAATAATTCAAGAATAGGCGACAATTCAATTCTATTTGCTATTGAGATCTTGCAACTTTTTTCAGCTTGCATACAACACAAAAGTATGGAAATGACAGACCTCCTCCCTTCCATTCTGTCCAAATACTTCACTATGGCTGGAATTCCATTTGCCGAGATAACACTTGAAGCATTGACAGACCTGTTATATTCATCCCCTCCCATTAAAATTTGCTCAAGAATTGCTATGGAAGCATCTCCGGGGTCTATAGATAACTGAAAACCATCTATATCCTCATTTTTGTTTTGGATTACTTGGATAAGAGAGGGTATAAGTTCATGTTCTGAAAGCTGGGCAAAAACTGGCCGTAGTTGGTAAATAAGAAGTGCAGCCTCAAACAAACCATTCTTAAGTAGAGTAGCCAAGCAATCGAAATCAGAATCTACACTATTAAGTGTTTCTCCAACTCTTTCATCAGCCAAAATTAGTTCGGAAAGAATATATATCGATCTTCTCAGAACTTCTCTATTCAGAGAAGCTGAGAGAATTTCTACTAAACCACTTATGACAGTTGGTTTTGATAAATAAGATTGAATATGAGGATCAGTCTTTGAGTCCTTCCACAATCTTGCTATTTCCAATACAGCTTCTTCACAGTCCTGCAAGTTTTCTGATGTACATAGACTTGTGATGTAAGGTGTCAAGGAATTTATAATCGTTTCAACTGCAGCTTGAGATAATACACTAGTTGGAGATGCACCGACAGCAACCCTCACAAATCTATTGTTCCGTTGTCTAATATAATCATCTTTGTACTTCTGACTTGGTGAATCAGTTGTTCTTTGTATAGTCGAAATCATTGCGATGTCTTTTGCAGATGGAGAACATGAAGAACCCCTTGGCGTGTTAGAATTTGAAAATTCTTGAGCTAGTTCTGGATGCTGTTCTTTCCATGATACTATCAATCTCTTCAAAACATAGTTTGTTTTTGGTAAGATGTTTGCAGATAGAGGCTGCCGCGTGATTGGACATGTTGTGTTTCCTGTTCCGAGCCACTCTTGAATCGCTTTTCTTTCATAGGTCTGGCCTGTTTCAAGGGTGACAGGATCACTAAATATCTGACCTGTGATTGGACAAACAAAATCTTTGGGTGGTTTTGATCCAATAGTCAGTTTCCCTAATTTTGGAAATGAAGTAGAGCTTTGATATCCATCCTCACTTTCACAATGGGAACTGCAAGCCCAAAAGAGCAAAGAAAGTTGAGCATTAGTAAGGAAACAATAAGAGCATCCTATTATTAGAAAGTTGAGCTCTGATactatcttagaattgagagttgggtctaactcaaccctacaaaaccgacttgtcaTTTGACGATTGTCCCTACTTTATAAACTCATATTCAGGCAATCTCgaaaccgatgtgagactcttaaccgAATGCATCATAAATAAAAGATGCGGTAATTACCTGTCATTCAGCCCCAGACTATTCTCATTGTCTTGATTCACACTAGCTGTTTGACTATCATTTTTCCTCTTAATATTATTCAAGACCTATATCCCAAATAACTGTTACATAGTTGAACTTCAAAAATAGTAACTAcacctaacaaccataaaaaggTTATGAGTAATAAATACTCCATCTGgacttaaatataagcaaaacaGCATATATCAGGTGCACGTTTGGAGCACATGtacttttttgcttatatttaagtcCGGAGTTGTAATAAATAATAGAATTTTGTAGGTCTTATATGACATACCATCGCTTCTTCTTCATCACCGTTGAAAATATGATCAGAGCTTGTGTCAGGAGATGATGATAGAGAATGATCAGAAATAGTTGATCCCTTAAAACGATTAGATAGTAACCGCAAAAACTTTGATTCTTTTTTCCTATGGATTCGAGGATTTGGAGATGAATGCTTTCGAGCAGCTCTTGGGGATTCCATAGGAGAGATGTTAGGAGATTGCATTTGATCCTTCTGGTTTGATCGATATACTTTTGGTTCAACATCCTCATCCTTGATATTTGTCTTCAAGTCGGGTGAGAAAATATTGATTTTATCAGAATCCACAGACGCGTCATAATGCTCAGAATCTGAATCATCTTCAATCTCTTCAATTATGCTCTCCTGCATAAGGTGATTTATCATAAGTCCTGTATAAATATGCTCTACTCTACAACTAACTCGATTTATCGAAAGATATACTATTAGCAACAAACATATAGACAACTTTCTATTTACCTTAGCACCCCACATGGATGATTTCTCCCCCTTTGAATGGTTGGAATTTGAAGTTAAATTCTCTCTGTTGAAATTCAGCATCGAAAAAGTACATACAAGAATTAGGAggttaaaatgaaataaagtttATGTTAATAAGATACAAAATAGCCATGTCCCGAAGTTCATTCAAACTCACAGATTCGAAGAATTTAAAACTCGAGTGCATAACTCTAACCTGTTTGTTTCATTTAAACCGTCATTAGATCTTCTTGTTGC from Trifolium pratense cultivar HEN17-A07 linkage group LG1, ARS_RC_1.1, whole genome shotgun sequence includes these protein-coding regions:
- the LOC123912411 gene encoding putative E3 ubiquitin-protein ligase LIN produces the protein MAGNFRFMMDQKDIVRFLTTTIDSFIQDRLINKEQRTQHKDQCAERLAAEDENGDKETEVEYSDQAVLANLDWGIEALEEAINTYNMETKLARLDYAEKMLQVCAMLNPKQKTAGVPNSYLSAWAHLNLSYLWKLRNNIQSCIFHALEMFIVDPFFARIDFAPELWKNLFLPHMSSIVGWYSEERHKLMMEVIPESSDFSYTADFDKVFNESLVFSMRPNHLDKLQKLEQLYGESLDENTKLYAKYYNDCMNSDSTSSKKVIPMLPIAEPPMTPLHELSRSVPDFVKFGPILPKSSGFSMATRRSNDGLNETNRENLTSNSNHSKGEKSSMWGAKESIIEEIEDDSDSEHYDASVDSDKINIFSPDLKTNIKDEDVEPKVYRSNQKDQMQSPNISPMESPRAARKHSSPNPRIHRKKESKFLRLLSNRFKGSTISDHSLSSSPDTSSDHIFNGDEEEAMVLNNIKRKNDSQTASVNQDNENSLGLNDSSHCESEDGYQSSTSFPKLGKLTIGSKPPKDFVCPITGQIFSDPVTLETGQTYERKAIQEWLGTGNTTCPITRQPLSANILPKTNYVLKRLIVSWKEQHPELAQEFSNSNTPRGSSCSPSAKDIAMISTIQRTTDSPSQKYKDDYIRQRNNRFVRVAVGASPTSVLSQAAVETIINSLTPYITSLCTSENLQDCEEAVLEIARLWKDSKTDPHIQSYLSKPTVISGLVEILSASLNREVLRRSIYILSELILADERVGETLNSVDSDFDCLATLLKNGLFEAALLIYQLRPVFAQLSEHELIPSLIQVIQNKNEDIDGFQLSIDPGDASIAILEQILMGGDEYNRSVNASSVISANGIPAIVKYLDRMEGRRSVISILLCCMQAEKSCKISIANRIELSPILELFHAGNDSVRGICVEFLSELVRLNRRTFSNQILQIIKDEGAFSTMHTFLVYLQMAPMEHQIAVSSLLIQLDLLVEPRKMSIYREEAVETLIEALWQKDFSNNQMKALDALLFLIGHVTSSGKSYTEAWLLKVAGFDQPYNVLMKAEQLGYHDNDLMETMEDEKNAMKSWQKRVASVLCNHENGSIFQALEECLKSNSLKMAKSCLVLATWLTHMLFTLPDTGVRDIARKSLLEALINVLQSSKNLEEKILATLALKSFISDQTAHEALRVYAKSIYRILRKLKKYSTVAADILKALLNLNSVDVTELWSCKEVVELDLSSNGEVLSLLYHNGQVLSGHADGTIKVWDARKRIPRVIQETREHKKAVTSLCSSVDKLYSSSLDKTIRVWMIKPEGIKCIDVYDVKEAVYELAANAELACYVTQGTGVKVFNWLDTPKLINFNKYVKCLAVAGDKLYCGCSGYSIQEVDLSKYTSTSFFTGTRKLLGKQTIHSIQIHDDFLFACGSSVDATAGKIFSISTKMVVGSLSTGLDIHRAAITSDFIFAGTKFGTIEVWLKDKFTRVASIKMAGGQTKITSLVSDVDGMMLFVGSSDGKIQVWALD